A window of Etheostoma spectabile isolate EspeVRDwgs_2016 chromosome 18, UIUC_Espe_1.0, whole genome shotgun sequence contains these coding sequences:
- the LOC116706181 gene encoding breast cancer metastasis-suppressor 1-like protein-A isoform X1, whose protein sequence is MPVHSREKKESNHDEMEVDFPEQDGSSTDEEDTVSSSVSEDGDSSEMDDEDCERRRMECLDEMTTLEKQFTDLKEQLYKERLSQVDIKLQEVMAGCAQEYLEPLANLQENMQIRTKVAGIYRELCLESVKNKYECEIQAACQHWESEKLLLFDTVQSELEEKIRRLEEDRHSIDITSELWNDGLQSRKNKKKDPFCPVKKKKPVVVSGPYIVYMLQDLDILEDWTAIRKAMASLGPHRVKVDVPAVKPDRHHHVVRFEDGRLFYDNQWYCRGQAICINRKDEYPTSAIITTMNGDEVFFKRLDGTKSKLYISQLQKGKYTIKHS, encoded by the exons ATGCCCGTTCACTCCCgggagaagaaagaaagtaacCACGACGAAATGGAGGTGGATTTTCCCGAGCAAGACGGCAGCAGCACAGACGAGGAGGACACGGTTAGCTCCTCCGTGTCTGAAGATGGAGACAGCTCGG AGATGGATGATGAGGActgtgagaggaggaggatggagtGCCTGGATGAGATGACCACCCTGGAGAAACAGTTCACTGACTTGAAGGAGCA GTTGTACAAGGAGCGTCTGAGCCAGGTGGACATCAAGCTGCAGGAGGTAATGGCTGGCTGTGCCCAGGAGTACCTGGAACCTTTGGCCAACCTGCAGGAGAACATGCAGATCAGGACTAAAGTTGCTG GGATCTACAGGGAGCTGTGCTTGGAGTCCGTGAAGAACAAGTACGAGTGTGAGATCCAGGCTGCCTGCCAACACTGGGAG AGTGAGAAGTTGCTGCTGTTTGACACTGTGCAGAGTGAACTGGAGGAGAAGATAAGAAGACTGGAGGAAGACAGACACAGTATTGACATTACCTCAG AGTTGTGGAATGATGGATTGCAGTCAcggaaaaacaagaaaaaagaccCATTCTGCCCTGTCAAGAAGAAGAAGCCTGTTGTTGTTTCTG GGCCTTATATCGTTTACATGCTGCAAGATCTTGACATTCTCGAAGACTGGACCGCAATAAGAAAG GCGATGGCATCACTGGGGCCTCACAGGGTGAAGGTGGACG TCCCTGCAGTCAAGCCTGACAGACACCACCATGTGGTGCGCTTCGAGGACGGCCGACTGTTCTATGACAACCAGTGGTACTGCAGGGGACAGGCCATCTGTATCAACAGGAAGGACGAGTACCCaactag TGCCATCATCACCACCATGAACGGCGACGAGGTGTTTTTCAAACGACTGGACGGCACCAAGTCAAAGCTGTACATCTCccagctgcagaaaggcaaaTACACTATCAAGCactcataa
- the LOC116706181 gene encoding breast cancer metastasis-suppressor 1-like protein-A isoform X2 gives MPVHSREKKESNHDEMEVDFPEQDGSSTDEEDTVSSSVSEDGDSSEMDDEDCERRRMECLDEMTTLEKQFTDLKEQLYKERLSQVDIKLQEVMAGCAQEYLEPLANLQENMQIRTKVAGIYRELCLESVKNKYECEIQAACQHWESEKLLLFDTVQSELEEKIRRLEEDRHSIDITSELWNDGLQSRKNKKKDPFCPVKKKKPVVVSGPYIVYMLQDLDILEDWTAIRKASLGPHRVKVDVPAVKPDRHHHVVRFEDGRLFYDNQWYCRGQAICINRKDEYPTSAIITTMNGDEVFFKRLDGTKSKLYISQLQKGKYTIKHS, from the exons ATGCCCGTTCACTCCCgggagaagaaagaaagtaacCACGACGAAATGGAGGTGGATTTTCCCGAGCAAGACGGCAGCAGCACAGACGAGGAGGACACGGTTAGCTCCTCCGTGTCTGAAGATGGAGACAGCTCGG AGATGGATGATGAGGActgtgagaggaggaggatggagtGCCTGGATGAGATGACCACCCTGGAGAAACAGTTCACTGACTTGAAGGAGCA GTTGTACAAGGAGCGTCTGAGCCAGGTGGACATCAAGCTGCAGGAGGTAATGGCTGGCTGTGCCCAGGAGTACCTGGAACCTTTGGCCAACCTGCAGGAGAACATGCAGATCAGGACTAAAGTTGCTG GGATCTACAGGGAGCTGTGCTTGGAGTCCGTGAAGAACAAGTACGAGTGTGAGATCCAGGCTGCCTGCCAACACTGGGAG AGTGAGAAGTTGCTGCTGTTTGACACTGTGCAGAGTGAACTGGAGGAGAAGATAAGAAGACTGGAGGAAGACAGACACAGTATTGACATTACCTCAG AGTTGTGGAATGATGGATTGCAGTCAcggaaaaacaagaaaaaagaccCATTCTGCCCTGTCAAGAAGAAGAAGCCTGTTGTTGTTTCTG GGCCTTATATCGTTTACATGCTGCAAGATCTTGACATTCTCGAAGACTGGACCGCAATAAGAAAG GCATCACTGGGGCCTCACAGGGTGAAGGTGGACG TCCCTGCAGTCAAGCCTGACAGACACCACCATGTGGTGCGCTTCGAGGACGGCCGACTGTTCTATGACAACCAGTGGTACTGCAGGGGACAGGCCATCTGTATCAACAGGAAGGACGAGTACCCaactag TGCCATCATCACCACCATGAACGGCGACGAGGTGTTTTTCAAACGACTGGACGGCACCAAGTCAAAGCTGTACATCTCccagctgcagaaaggcaaaTACACTATCAAGCactcataa
- the LOC116706181 gene encoding breast cancer metastasis-suppressor 1-like protein-A isoform X3, producing the protein MPVHSREKKESNHDEMEVDFPEQDGSSTDEEDTVSSSVSEDGDSSEMDDEDCERRRMECLDEMTTLEKQFTDLKEQLYKERLSQVDIKLQEVMAGCAQEYLEPLANLQENMQIRTKVAGIYRELCLESVKNKYECEIQAACQHWESEKLLLFDTVQSELEEKIRRLEEDRHSIDITSELWNDGLQSRKNKKKDPFCPVKKKKPVVVSGPYIVYMLQDLDILEDWTAIRKSLQSSLTDTTMWCASRTADCSMTTSGTAGDRPSVSTGRTSTQLVPSSPP; encoded by the exons ATGCCCGTTCACTCCCgggagaagaaagaaagtaacCACGACGAAATGGAGGTGGATTTTCCCGAGCAAGACGGCAGCAGCACAGACGAGGAGGACACGGTTAGCTCCTCCGTGTCTGAAGATGGAGACAGCTCGG AGATGGATGATGAGGActgtgagaggaggaggatggagtGCCTGGATGAGATGACCACCCTGGAGAAACAGTTCACTGACTTGAAGGAGCA GTTGTACAAGGAGCGTCTGAGCCAGGTGGACATCAAGCTGCAGGAGGTAATGGCTGGCTGTGCCCAGGAGTACCTGGAACCTTTGGCCAACCTGCAGGAGAACATGCAGATCAGGACTAAAGTTGCTG GGATCTACAGGGAGCTGTGCTTGGAGTCCGTGAAGAACAAGTACGAGTGTGAGATCCAGGCTGCCTGCCAACACTGGGAG AGTGAGAAGTTGCTGCTGTTTGACACTGTGCAGAGTGAACTGGAGGAGAAGATAAGAAGACTGGAGGAAGACAGACACAGTATTGACATTACCTCAG AGTTGTGGAATGATGGATTGCAGTCAcggaaaaacaagaaaaaagaccCATTCTGCCCTGTCAAGAAGAAGAAGCCTGTTGTTGTTTCTG GGCCTTATATCGTTTACATGCTGCAAGATCTTGACATTCTCGAAGACTGGACCGCAATAAGAAAG TCCCTGCAGTCAAGCCTGACAGACACCACCATGTGGTGCGCTTCGAGGACGGCCGACTGTTCTATGACAACCAGTGGTACTGCAGGGGACAGGCCATCTGTATCAACAGGAAGGACGAGTACCCaactag TGCCATCATCACCACCATGA